DNA sequence from the bacterium genome:
ACAACAGGTTTTTCGATGATTCCAACAGGTATTATCGATTATTTTCACATCTCACATTATACTTTCCACTATCGATATAATAAAAGATTTTTCGAATAAATTCATAGAAATATAAAAGGCCCGTATAAAGGGAGGAGGAAACGGGCCTTTTTTCAACGTGTAATACCAAATTGCTTACTTAAGCAGCGTCATCTTCATGGTTCTGGAGAATTCACCGGATTTGACGGTGTAGAAGTATACACCGGCGGAGAATCCTGACGCATTCCATGTTATAGAATGACTGCCGGCGCTCATGAACTCACTGGCAATCGTGTCTATCTTCTGTCCGGCCACGTTAAACACATCAACCGACACATTCCCGGCTTCCGGAATCGTGAAGCTGATCGTCGTGCTCGGATTGAACGGATTGGGAGAGTTCTGCTTTACAGTAAAAGCAGCCGGAGCATTTTCATCAACTGCAGTTGGGGCATTGGTTATGATGCCCTTGAAGGAATCTTCCGCCAGGTACCAGGTTCCGTTGATACGTGGAATTTTCCCATCCACTTCTTTTCCTTCGATATTGTTGTCGCAGTAGAATCCGTCATATGCTGACCCCGTTGTCAGAAACACTGCGATTCCTGAATCCTCTGCAGTTTTCGCGGGTGCGCCGGCAAACGCAAAATAGCCGAGCCCGGTTCCGTCGGGCGCCATCAGACCGAACGTTACAGCGCCAAGGTTACTGACCCCGAAGCTGACAAAACCGTTATTGTCGGCGGAAATCTTATGCATGAACGGCGGGGAGCTATAGTCGTTGCAGACCCACGGTCTTTCGGAATCAGCCATGAAGTTCATGTCGCCGACATAATCGCCGTTACCGTTCATCCACCGCATATAGTCAACTTCATAATCATGCCCTGCATGAGGATCGATGACCTCTTTCCAGCAGCCGCAGTGTGTGGAGAGGTACATAAGGTTGTTTTTGTAGTCAAGAAACATGGGGCCCTGAGACGCCTGGCCGCCCTTCTCACCGCTTTCAATGCTGACCCACCATTCGGAGAGATCAATTCTGAACTGCTCCGTACCTTCCGCCATATCGACAAAAACAAGCTCTGACATGGTTGCACTACCCGAAATGTCGGTGTTCGTTGCAGCCATAAGACCCTCTCCGCCATATTCCATATCCCGGTTCACCAGCCACCAGCCATTGCTGCCTACGGTGCTGAAGACACACTCGCCGTTATTTGCCCACTTGGTGTCCAGAATGGATTCGCCGTTCGGTACATACGCAAATTTCTTGATGTGTCCTATCAGATTGTTGTCGCTCATAAAAATGAAGAATTCATTGTCTTTGTAGATTGAAGGGACATCTTTGCAGGTATCGTAATACGACCATATCTGAGTCGTCTCAAGGAGTGTCTGATCCTCGGGATCGCCGCCGATTTCCCATCTCTGACGGGTTACCAATGACAGTTCATCACCATTGCCGCCTCCCGATGCGCCATGGATAACCGGTTTGACCAATTGTTGTCCCGTGACCGGGTTATGGGTGACGATTCGATCATTTTTCCAGGAGGAGGTCGTGAGATAACGGCTTACGATCTGTTGTGGATTGACCGAATCATACCCCCACAAGTAATAGGTATACTCCCCGGCGGGAACTGTACCACCGTCCTGATTTTTCCCGGTCCATGTTATTGTATTTTTACCGATATCCATATCTTTGAGCGGAGATACATACAAACAGGTATCAACCTTGTTGACCCTGTGCCATCCGAGAAACCCGTTGCGGATCATATTGATATTAGAGGCCTGATCCTTTGTAAAAACGAGGAACATGGCACTTCCGCGCGGCCCGGAGACGGTAATGGGAATATCAATTGATTTGCCGTCAAAATTATAGTTTATGACTTCCGGGGCTGATATGGTCATAACGGTCGGTGAAAAATTTGATGCAAACACTTGAGCCGTTGCAAAAGCCAGAATACAGATAAAAACAGCACGTTTCTGCATAACTTCCCCCATTCGAACAGCCTGAAAAAAACATGTTCTTTTTACACCCCCGAATGCATTACACCCCCGAATGCATTAATCAGTGTTTTCCGGTAAAACCTCCTTTTTCCGCATGTTTTTTATTTGTCGGTTTTTCATTACATCCCATCAAGTGGCGCTTGGCAGGAAATGGGATATATAAACCGATATTCCTGAGCACAACGAAAGTCTCAGTATCAAATACCTCGTCGATTTTCATTCTATCGTTTTCGAATATTTGAACAGGTCTGTCTCCGGCAGTCGTCAGGGAGGCACCGGGATGTCGTGAAATTTCACGGTTTGAAACGAGGCCGTTTTGATCGGGTAATGCGGCAATTATAATATTTAAATCATTTAAATGCTTCATATGCACCTCATTTGATAAAAATATATGTCATATGATATAATGTCAAGAAATAAATCAACTATATGCGATATATATATATTAATACATTGAACGGAGTATATCGGTTAACAGGTATATAGTGTTTCAAAATACCTGAGTATGAATGCAACCATACGCTTATTTCAAATATCTTGCTGTATTTAATTATGATATATTCCATGAGATAAAGATCGACATGAAATGATAGTGTGAGCCATATCATATATTGTGGAATGTTTAACGAATGTTTATATGAATAATGTGCATCACCCGGGATTAAAAATTGCCATTGGAATCTCGGAAAGAGCAGAGTATTTTTAATTTTGTAAAGACGAATTCCGGCGGTTTCGCCGCAGCGGGTAATGGATTATATTCCATATCCTGTCAATTTACCTTTGATGAAACGGAGAAAAGTGTGAGAAAACTATTTTCCCTGTCGTATACAGTTCTTCTGTCATGGATGTTATTATATGGCTGCAGCGGCTCCGGTGATGGAAATAAACAGGTCGCCATAGCGGTTATACCCATGGGAACGACCCATGAATTCTGGAAATCGATTCATGCCGGTGCGGTCACGGCATCGCAGGAACTGGGAGTGAACATCATATGGAAAGGTCCGCTCAAGGAAGACGACCGTGACGAACAGATTCAGATCGTCGAGACGTTCATCGCGGCGCATATAAGCGCTATCGTCCTCTCTCCGCTCGATGACCGTGCTCTCGTGCTGCCGGTCAGGGAAGCGAAGAAACTGGGTATTCCCACAGTTGTTTTTAATTCGGCTCTTCAGGGGGATGATCATATCGCGTTTGTTTCCACGGAGAACTATCAGGGCGGTGTAATCGGCGCCAACCGTATCGGCGCCCTTCTGGGAGGCAAAGGCAATGTCATACTTGTCCGTGTTCACGAAGGCAGCGAAGGGTCCACGAAACGCGAGGAAGGATTTCTCGCCACCATCAGATCGTCATTTCCGGGGATTACCATGCTGTCCGACAATCAATACGCCGGTGTGACAACAGAAACCGCCTATCGGACGTGCGAAAATCTCCTCAACCGTTTTAACGATGTCGATGCGATGTTCACTCCCAATGAATCCACAACGTTCGGCTGTCTGCGGGCGCTTCAGGACAGAGGGCTCGCAGGCAGGATCATTCTGGTTGGTTTTGATTCCTCGGAGAAACTCATCGAGGCGCTCGAAAAAAGGGAAATACAGGGACTGGTGCTTCAGAATCCTTTTAACATGGGATACCTGAGTGTAAAAACCGCTGTTGCGAGCCTTAAAGGGGAACAGTACGAAAAACGGATCGATACCGGTGTCACTCTTGCGACACCCGAAAATATGAACGATCCCGAAATAAACAGGCTTTTACGGCCCGACCTTTCGATCCTTAACGGAAAATGACAGGGGACTGTCATTCATGGAGGGTGTACTGCCATCAAGATAAACCCTCACCCTCGATTCCTCCCGTAAACAGGAGAGGGAAGAAAGGCATTATATCAGGCATTCGAGTATGTTCCTGATATTTACTTCAAAGGTTTCTATGAATCTGTGGATCGTTGAACGTTGTGATAAATCCGGGTAATGATTTTTTTTGAAATTATGATTGCATATTTGTATATATTATCTTATCTATATCAAAATAATTAGCTCTTTTTTTTATTTTTTTACATCCGAGGTTAAAATGAAAGTCGGAATCGGATACAGTTCAATTCAGAATTTTTTCGAATCCGGGAAAAAAGCGACCGAACAGGCACTGGAAAACGGATCGATCGATCGGCCGGATTTTCTGCTTGCGTTCTGCTGCGGATGTATGGATCATCATGATTTTTGCAACGGTATCCGTTCCGTAACCGGCCGTGATGTTCCGGTTATTGGCGGTTCATCTCTCGGCATTATCACCAATGATAAATTATCTTATGATGGTTTTCCGTCAGGCGTTCTGGCGATTCAGGCGGACGAACTCAGTTACACGATTGCTGCGGCGGGAAATCTGGACAGGGATGAAAAAAAAGCAGGAAAGGTGCTTGCCGGGCAGATATTGCCCGAACCTGATGATAAACTCCTCCTGATCTTCTACGATTCGGTAAAAAAACCCCCGTCTGATTCCACGCCGCCTATTCTCAATTCTTCAGCCCCGCTGATAGAGGGAATCGAGGAAAAGCTCAAATCGAGAGTTCCTGTCCTCGGAGCCGGACTGATCGGCGATTATGTATTCAATCCGACATATCAGTTCTGTGGTACCTATGTGAGCAACCAGAATGTGGTCGGTTTGATGCTGAGGGGGGCATTTGAAATATATTTCAGAATCATGCACGGCTGTACTCCTCTCGATGGTGTTTATCATACCATAACCAGGATTGAAAGGGATATTATTTACGAAGTGGACGGGAATTCTGCCGTTCAGATGATCGATGAGATATATGGGGATCGTGAATGGCGCAAACAGCATCCGCTTCAGCTTCTGTCGATCGGTGTGAATTATGGTGAAAAATACGGGATACCGCGTGAATCGAATTATGTTACGCGTCTGATTACCGGCGCTATGCCGGATGGCACGGGAATTGGTATTTTTGAATCCGATCTCGAGAACGGAACGGAATTTCAGTTTATGCTCAGGGATACGGGGGAAATGATAGAATCCGCCCGGAGAAACTCTGCGGAATTGATGACAG
Encoded proteins:
- a CDS encoding substrate-binding domain-containing protein; the encoded protein is MRKLFSLSYTVLLSWMLLYGCSGSGDGNKQVAIAVIPMGTTHEFWKSIHAGAVTASQELGVNIIWKGPLKEDDRDEQIQIVETFIAAHISAIVLSPLDDRALVLPVREAKKLGIPTVVFNSALQGDDHIAFVSTENYQGGVIGANRIGALLGGKGNVILVRVHEGSEGSTKREEGFLATIRSSFPGITMLSDNQYAGVTTETAYRTCENLLNRFNDVDAMFTPNESTTFGCLRALQDRGLAGRIILVGFDSSEKLIEALEKREIQGLVLQNPFNMGYLSVKTAVASLKGEQYEKRIDTGVTLATPENMNDPEINRLLRPDLSILNGK
- a CDS encoding FIST C-terminal domain-containing protein, whose translation is MKVGIGYSSIQNFFESGKKATEQALENGSIDRPDFLLAFCCGCMDHHDFCNGIRSVTGRDVPVIGGSSLGIITNDKLSYDGFPSGVLAIQADELSYTIAAAGNLDRDEKKAGKVLAGQILPEPDDKLLLIFYDSVKKPPSDSTPPILNSSAPLIEGIEEKLKSRVPVLGAGLIGDYVFNPTYQFCGTYVSNQNVVGLMLRGAFEIYFRIMHGCTPLDGVYHTITRIERDIIYEVDGNSAVQMIDEIYGDREWRKQHPLQLLSIGVNYGEKYGIPRESNYVTRLITGAMPDGTGIGIFESDLENGTEFQFMLRDTGEMIESARRNSAELMTDIARKGHKPVLGIYIDCAGRTASNSNTATEEAAEIQKVFNETQTPLFGFFSGVEIAPFIGKSRGLDWTGVLIVLAQG
- a CDS encoding T9SS type A sorting domain-containing protein, which translates into the protein MQKRAVFICILAFATAQVFASNFSPTVMTISAPEVINYNFDGKSIDIPITVSGPRGSAMFLVFTKDQASNINMIRNGFLGWHRVNKVDTCLYVSPLKDMDIGKNTITWTGKNQDGGTVPAGEYTYYLWGYDSVNPQQIVSRYLTTSSWKNDRIVTHNPVTGQQLVKPVIHGASGGGNGDELSLVTRQRWEIGGDPEDQTLLETTQIWSYYDTCKDVPSIYKDNEFFIFMSDNNLIGHIKKFAYVPNGESILDTKWANNGECVFSTVGSNGWWLVNRDMEYGGEGLMAATNTDISGSATMSELVFVDMAEGTEQFRIDLSEWWVSIESGEKGGQASQGPMFLDYKNNLMYLSTHCGCWKEVIDPHAGHDYEVDYMRWMNGNGDYVGDMNFMADSERPWVCNDYSSPPFMHKISADNNGFVSFGVSNLGAVTFGLMAPDGTGLGYFAFAGAPAKTAEDSGIAVFLTTGSAYDGFYCDNNIEGKEVDGKIPRINGTWYLAEDSFKGIITNAPTAVDENAPAAFTVKQNSPNPFNPSTTISFTIPEAGNVSVDVFNVAGQKIDTIASEFMSAGSHSITWNASGFSAGVYFYTVKSGEFSRTMKMTLLK